Part of the Bacillus sp. THAF10 genome is shown below.
AGTAAATAAGTTTTGGTCTAGATAAAGAGAAAATGAAATTATAAGAATCTATTTTGATATCGAGATTTCAAGAAAATAGGGCGATTGTTGCATAGTGGATCGCTCCTTAGTTGATATTTAATAATAAATAGTAAAGGGGACAACGTATTGAAGAGACCAATGGGTGTATCATTAATTAGTTATTTTTATATTTTTGGAGCGATGGTATTATTGTTTACCGCAGTTTTTTATAATGCAGAGGCTAACTCTATTAGCATTGCTGAGAGGTTTGGATTAACAAGTGTATTAGACCGATTAATGAGGGTATTAGTGGCTCTTATATCATTGGGAATGGTTTATGGATATATAAGGTTAAAAAAATGGGGCTATTGGATAATGATTACGTATTCAGTGCTTTTTGGAATAATAAGTCTTATTTTATTGTCTAATCAACCCTATCAACCATTTATCGGTAATGTGATTTTTTCAATTATTGTCTTAGCTTATACAATTTATGTGAAAAAGGAATTTTTCAAGTCAGATTTCCAGCATTAGTAAGAACGTTAATAAATTTGGATATTAAAGTGTTATTCAATTAAATAGGGCTATTGCAGTACAACGCTTAGCTTCTTACATAAGGATTGGGCAGTAGTGCAGAAGATAAATTTACCAAATAAGGGGAAATACAATACGAAAGAACCAATAAAAATAATGCTGTTAGGAATCGCAATATTGATTGTGAGTATATTTTTTCAGCTCATACTTACAGGAGGTACAGACTCTCCTTCGAACTTGGTGCAAATAATATTTGCAATAGGTTTTATTACAACATTAGTAGGGTTTTTTACAAGAAATAGATACAAATCGGACTACAAATATAACCATTAATATCTTAAAATTGCAGTCATTTCAACAAAAACAGACCATCAAATTCGTCTACAATTTGATGGTCTATTTCTTATACTTATTGTGACAGATAACAGAACCCTTTAAGGGCATCTGCTGTTTTTTATTTGCCCTTAAAGGCTTAATATACTTTATCTCCATTAAAAATAGAGTTTTTCACAATCACATAGTCAACGTGACGAATGGAGTCTAATGTGGTTCCGCCCGCATAGGAGATGGAAGATTGAAGATCTTGTTCCATTTCGGTTAGTGTGTCCTGTAAGGAACCTTTATGCTCCACGAACATTTTCTTGCCTTCTACGTTCTTCTTTTCGCCTTTTTGGAATTCAGAAGCGGAGCCGAAGTATTCTTTGACTAGCTTTCCTTCTATTTCAATGGTTTCTCCTGGTGATTCTTCGTGTCCAGCAAAAAGGGAGCCAATCATAACCATGGAGGCACCGAAGCGTACGGATTTCGCGATATCGCCGTGTGTGCGGATTCCGCCATCTGCAATAATCGGTTTGCTTGCTGCCTTTGCACATAAACGAAGTGCGGCTAACTGCCAGCCTCCCGTTCCAAAGCCTGTTTTAATTTTTGTGATACAAACCTTACCAGGACCAATCCCGACTTTTGTTGCATCTGCGCCGGCATTCTCTAGTTCTCGCACCGCTTCAGGAGTCCCAACATTTCCAGCAATCACAAAGCTCTCTGGTAGATGTTTTTTGATATGCTGAATCATATTGATAACAGCATTGGAATGACCATGGGCAATGTCGATGGTAATGAATTCAGGCGTAAGTGCTCTTGAGGCAAGCTCTTCAATGAATAGATATTCCTCTTCTTTCACACCAACACTAATGGAAGCATAAAGCCCTCTTCCATGCATATTTTCAATAAATGCTTGACGTTTTTCTGGTTCAAAGCGGTGCATGATGTAAAAGTAGTTATTTTCAGCAAGATAAAGGGCAATCTTTTCGTCAATGATGGTTTGCATATTCGCTGGGACGACAGGAAGCTTAAATTGACGGCCACCTAATGTCACCGTGGTATCACACTCAGAACGGCTGTTAACGACACATTTATTTGGTACTAACTGAATATCTTCATAATCAAATACATTTTCCATGAAACACACCCCTAAAAGATTAATTTTCATCGTAATGTTCGTAAAAATCATAAAGTAACAAAAAAATCCTAACTAAAAATGGGTAGAGGAATCCACCCATTCGTAGTTAGGATTTTACGGCTCCTAGTAGAAACTCTTAGACCATATCTCTAAGAATATACGAATGAAACTTGAACGTTTATTTCAACACAAGTTTGATTATAAACGAACTTTATGGTTGTGTAAATGATAAATGTTCGTATTTTGTTGAAATTTAGATGGAGTTTTAGATAGCTTTGATTATTATCCTGTTTTTTTACACATTCATCTAGAGGTACGTGTTCTGTCTTTAACGGTCCTAAAAATAAAAAAAGTATATATCTTATTCAGAGCTTTTGCTAATATGAGAAAGGAAGGAGATGGAAAACATGAAAAAAATAAGAAGGATCCTGATAGTGTGTGGATTATTAGTGATAGCGAATACTTTAACTGCTTGTAGTGAAGCGGTGGATAAAATAAAAGGGCAGATTGAAGCCGAAGAAGAAATATTAGTCTATCTGGAGGATAGCAATCCATTTATCGAAGCTGGTGTGCAAATAGAGATGGATGCAGCTGAAAATGTGTTTGAAGAAGAGGATTTAGAGCGTGCTCACGCATATCTAATCGAAACGAGTATTCCTGCTCTCGAAAAACTGGTAGAAGATACAGAGTTGATTGACCTTTCATGGGAGCCGTTGCAACCGTCGCATGATAAATTAATACAGGCTCACAAGAAATTGCTGGAAGTCTATCAGGTTTATGCAGAAGGCTATAAGCTTGATGATGAAAGCGTATTGGAAAAAGGAGATGCTCTTTACGAAGAATACAATGTTATTTTTGAAGAGCATATGACTTTGTTCACAGAAGTAGCCGAGGAGTATAAGGTAGAGATAGAAATTGAAGAAATAGAATAGAGCAAAAAAAGAGAGATGGTGATGTTGCCATCTTTTTTTTGTTTGGTAGGGCGTTAATCTATCAGAATAATTTTTACAAGAGTGCAACTTTTATAGAGTTCAACCGTCTAAACATAAACTTTAAGAAAGGGATGGATTTTTTACAAACAGAAGGGAGGTTCCTCTAACCTTGTCCAAAGAAAACGAAATTGATCATTGGTTTGTACAGTATCATCAGACTATCTATAAATATATTTTCCTCATGGTAAAAGATGCTCAAGAAGCGGAGGATTTGACTCAGGATACATTTGTGAGGGCCTATCAGTATTATTCTTCTTTTAAAAGGGATTCCTCCCCAAAAACCTGGTTATTCAAAATTGCACATAATACAACAATCGATTACTTAAGAAAAAGGAAACCCTTAAGGATATTTGCCAATGTGTTCTTGAACAAGGAGCAAGCTGCCTCAACGGAAGATATTTTGCTCCTTAAAGAAAATTCTCGGGAGCTCTTACTTGCTTTGAACAAATTAAAGGATACCTACAAGCAAGTAATCATCTTAAGAAAGATAAAAGGGTTTTCTGTATTGGAAACTGCTCATATCTTGGGCTGGTCGGAAAGTAAAGTGAAGTCTACCTTGATGCGCGCGATTCAAGCTTTGTCAAAAGAATGGATGGATGAGGAGGAGAACAAGGGTGAAAAACGTGCAAAACAATAAAAACACTTTAGATCAATCACTTCAAAGGCTGGAGTATGATATGGAGTGGAGGATGGACAACTCGGACTTGGTCAGAAAACGTGTTAATTCTAACATTCAAAAGCTAAGGAAGAAAAGAATAGCGAACAGACTAATAGCTGCTGCCGCATTTTTATTCCTTCTTGGGGGGGTCCCTCTTTACCTCAATGCGGATGATTCTTTTAGGATGACTGCAACAGAGAAGGAGAAAAGTGTGTATGAGTTGGATAAAGAGCAGCTTGTATTTCCGTTGGATGCCCACCATCACATTGAAAGAATTATTGGGGAGCCGAGTATTGGTTATTCCATTTCAGAGTATGATGATGGCCCATATTTATATTTGGATGCTGCATATATATACACCTTGAACGAACGAAATACGATGATTCAAATTCACACCCAAAAGAACGAATTGTCTATTGAAGAAATGATGAAATCTTTCTTATCACATGAAAAATACCCTTCCGCATCCTATGAAACAGTCGAAATACAAGTCGGCAAGGAACGAGCAGTGCTGACAGAATCTAATCAGGAATACGGTGGGGTCGATTTAAAGCTGGTTACCGAAGATACGATTTATTATTTGTATCCAGATTTACAAATGAAAGACATGAACGAGAAGGAAGTACAACAACTCAAAAAAGATTTGGTGAAGCTTGCGGAGTTGTTTAAGTTTTAGGGCTTGCTTTATTCACCACCGTTTCGGGAGAAAAAATTACAAAAAGCAGGTCTAATTCGCATATGAATTAGACCTGCTTTATTTGTTGTTATAACCATGTTTTCATTCGATAGTGTGGTGAATTGACACTTAAATGAGCCTCTTAATTTTCAAGTGTACAAAAAATGAGGTGCTAATTAGGGTACTAAATGACGTGTTCTTACGTCTTTAATAAGGAATTGTGTGATAAAATTGTAAATAATGGATATTTGATTAACGGGTAGGATTGTGGAAGAAAAAGGTTTTCTTAGGGGGTATTTATGCGAATAAAAATAATAATAGCCTTGGTATTTATATTATCAGGTTGCAATCAGGAAGTGTCCCAACACCCAATAGTCCATAACTTAAAGGGAGTGGAAGAATTTCCATATGATTTTAAACTACCAACTTATTTACCTTATGATGTAAAGGAAGTTAGGGTATATGATTACATTCAAATGATAGAAGAGTTGCCTGAAAGATTATCAGATGCAAAAGCCAATGATTTTGCTTTATCAATTGGAATTGGTGGTTATTCCGAGGAGCTTATCTTTATAGAAATGACACCATCTTTGAACAATAGAAGCTCAAACCATTCAACTGTAGAACAAATAGAGTTAAGTGATGGTAGAGAAGGGTTATATTCATACGTTAAAAACAAACAAACGTTATCACTAAACGAAGAAGGCTTTAACTATACTATCATTGTTTTTACCCATCAAGAAGGAAAAGAACTGTATTCACAAGAAGAGTTGATTAAGGTTGCAAACTCTTTGGTTTTAGTTAATAGATAACTTAGTTCGATCCATTTATCATTAATAATAAAATCCATAGGAAGTTAAAAATGATACAATATTAGGAAAAATGTGGAGGAAAACTTATGGAGATAAGGGAATATGATTCAGCTGATTTAATTCAATTTTCGGGTTTGATATCAGAATTAGGCTACCCTACGTCTGATGAGGAAATGGAAATAAGGATGAAACGGATAGAATCAAATTCAAATTACTACACATTCGTTGCAGTAAAGAATAAGAATTTGCTTGGAATGATTGGTGTTACACTCCATACTACATACACAAACAATGATGTAAAGGTTCAAATCACTTCTTTAGTTACAAAGACAGAGTATCGTGGTCAAGGTATCGCTAAAGCATTGATTAAGTATGTAGAAGAATGGTCTTTGAGTTTAGGATCAAATTTCATATATCTTTTAAGTGGCATTAGTGAAGAGAGAGGTAAGGCACATAAACTATATAAATCCCTAGGGTACGATATAACAGGGTATAGATTTGTTAAGCGTTTTTAGAAAAAAGTTTAATTCACAACACCAGCTAATAGGAGAAAACACTGAGTATGTGGGTGCTTTAACGAAAAAAGAGGATATATAGACATAAAACCCTAGGACCATTACATCTGGGGTTTTTACTTTTAAATCCATTGCCTTTTTTAAGTCCCTTTTTTTGCGGCTAATTTGGTTGTGATTTATGGTTGTCCCTCCCTTAACCTTAAGGAACCTCTTACTTTACAAGGAAGTGTTTTTTCTTTGTTGCATGATAGATAAAATAGAATTTATAAAAAATATTAAGGATCTTATAGCAGTAATAATAGATGTGAAACCTTCAAAGGAACTTTCCTTGAATAGTTATTTCTAAACAAACGTTCGATCAAGCGATTTATTTTTGCTGGAATGGAGGTATTGAAATCGAATCGTGGTATATCGACTATTTTTGCAAGGTATATTGAAATAGAAACCGGAGGGAGGTTCTGGCGGTTCATTTGGGTTTCGAATGAGCTAAGAGAACCGCCCACCTGCTCTTTTTTATTTATTTTCTGAATATTGACATATTTAAGATGTTATGAAAAGATGTATGTGGACAGCCTGCACTTCCTCTTGGTGTCCCTAGTGTAGTACTTCATACTTTTCTTCTGCTTTACTTCAGGTTTTGTATTTCTTATCTCAAAAAATCCAGCTTTCTATAGCATGTCTTTTCATCAATTAATTTAATGAAGGGGGTGGTGTGTCGGTAGATCTAAACAGCATCTCAAAGTAGCCTAGCCACAAGGGAAAAATATCTTGGAAGGGAGATTTTTATGGGTCACGATATTTATGGTTATAACAAAGTAAGAAAGGAAGTTGCGTATGCTCGTTTTTGTAAGGGGAATTTTAATGCCCATATACTGTACGCTGTCCTTGATGCCAATGAATTTTTTGCAGGAGTGAGTGGATCAGGGGGAGGCTCGGATTTTTCAGTGCAACAAATAGAAAATGCCTTGAGAGAGTTTGGCCAAAATTATAATTTGCAGCCTTCTCATGAAGCTGACAAGTGGGATGTTAAACAAATACAAGATTTTTTGCATAATTGTTTAGAAACTGCACAAAGAGAAGGGAAAGTAAGCGTGATTTTTGCGTAATATGAAAGATTAACAAAATTTTGAGCCCTCTGAATGACTTGCTTCTATCTATCACCAGTTTAACTCTTTATTTCTCGTACCAACTCCACGTTATTTTGTATAATCTCTTACCTTCAGATTCATATTGCATTACCCAGTTTCTAATTACACTGTCAGATGTATTATAGATTGGCTATAGTATGGTAACTTTCTTTGCCTTCTAAATAACGTAAAACCGCATCATGTTTTTCTTCAGGAGTAAATTTAGTCATAGAAAAACTGCACCTCCAATTGATAGTTTTTATGTCTAACAATTGGGGTGCAGTTCAATAATCCAAGCGTTTTTATGTGCTAAATTAAGGGATAATTACATCGCTAATCCCTTTGATTTTTGGAATGTGAGATACACTGTGATTATTAATTTCCTCCACATTAACTGAACTACTTACCATCAAAGGGAATAGCTATTTAAATGGCCTATTATTGAACAATGTCCATTTCTAACTCCAACTCTTTTACTTTCGCAATAGGTAAAAGAATTTTTTCAAAGTCAAAGGCTTCTAATGGCATTCCTTTTTGCGCTTTATTTGGTAGGTCTGGGTTAGCTAAGGCACTTGTTCCTAAAGAAACGAAATCTACTTGATGATCTTTTAACATTTTATCAGCCTTTTCAGGGTCACCTAGCCCACCATTCGCGATGACAGGAAGTTTTCCAAATTCTACTGCAGCCTGTGCGAGCGTTCGGGTGTTCTCTCCGAAAGCAGGGGACGCGGCATCTCCATCGGTAACGTGAATATAGTCTAAGGAAGACTGCCCTAATTGGGAGAAAATATATTCTGCTTCCGTTTCGCCACCTTCCCATTTGTGATTTGGGTCGGCAACTTTAATTTGTGAAATTCGAATGCCGACAATGAAATCTGAACCTACGGCATTGCGTATTTGTTCAATAATTTCAAGGATAAACCGTAATCTGTTTTCTTTGGATCCACCATATTGATCTTGGCGATGATTTAAATAGTCTGTTAAGAATTGATCTAGTAAATATCCATTTGCTCCGTGAATTTCAACACCATCAAATCCAGCCTCTTTCGCGCGAAGAGCGCTTTGTACAAACGCGTCTTTCACTTGTTCTATATCTGTTTCTGTCATTGCTTTAGGCGTTTGGAATGGTCCGGATCCACCATAAAACCCTAATTGCTCACCCTTAGGGGGGATAGCAGAAGGCGCAATGGTTTCAGACGTGTACGCATTCCCCTGACTTTGACCACCAGCATGCATGAGCTGTGCAATCATGATCGCGTCATGTTTGTGAACGGTGTCCACCACAGACTTCCACGCTTGTACATGATCTTCACGGGTAAGCCCTGGTTGATCATCATACCCCTGACTGTAGCTTTCGTCGATATAGATTCCTTCTGAAATGATGGAACCAAAGCCGCCTTTTGCATAGCGCTCGTAATATATTGTCATCGTATCATTAGCCCGACCATCTTGTTCTGCACTTATTCGCGTCATAGGAGCTACGATGTATCGGTTTTTAAACGCTTTGTTTTTTATTGCTGTATTTGAATAAAGCTTATCTAGATTCAAGGTAAACATCCTTTCTATTGATAATATACACGCATGATAACACATGAATATCTTGAATTCAGTATTTTAGCTTACTGCTTACTTGGTATAGTATGCTAATTGAAAATTGCTTTATGCAGTCATGTGTTTCACGCCCCCAAGGAGAGAGGATTTACATGCTTTGGAAGAGAATATCTTTTGAGAGTTTATTTTAAGGGGTGCGCACAATTATGGTTAGCTACTATGGAAAGCTGTCTGCAGAGGTTTATGATCTGGATAAGCATATTGGAAGATCTTTTGGAGACGTGGAGTACTATTATGAAAGATTGAAAGGGATAACTGGAAAGGTTTTAGAGCCAGCTGTTGGCAATGGCCGAATCTTGATTCCTTTGTTGGAAAAAGGAATCGATGTGGAAGGGTTTGACTACTCCGATGATATGCTGGAATTATGTATGAAAAATTGTGAGACTAGAGGTGTTCATCCCTTTGTTTCCAAACAGGATATGTCTGGATTTTTGCTGGAGCAGCAGTATCAAGCTGTGATTGTTCCTTGTGGGTCTTTTCTTTTACTACATAATCGGGAGCAATCTGTTTCCGCACTTCAATGCTTTTATGATCACCTAGAAAAGGGTGGGAAATTAATTTTCGATACCTTCCTGCAAGATCAATTTACCCCTGGTTATGTTTCCAAACGGGTTATGTACAACGATAAAGGTGACACCATTACGCTTGAATCAACCTTAGTGGAAGTTGATTACATCCAACAAGTGAAGGTCACCCATCATAAGTATGAGAAATGGAGAGCAGGGAAACTCGTAGATTCTGAACTTGAAATCTTCCCGCTCAGGTGGTACGGAGTAGAAGAGATGGTACTGCTTCTTGAAAAAGTCGGCTTTCAAGACATCACTATTTCTGCAGACTATCGATTTGGAGAGTATCCATCTGATGTGTCGCAGGTGATTACGTATGAAGCGGTGAAATGAGGCGAGTAAATGAATGATTGTGTTTTTTGTAGCATCGCGCAAAAAAGGGGAGAAGCATTTATTGTTCATGAAAGTACCCATACTTTAGCATTATTGGATATTTACCCTGCAACATATGGGCATCTATTAGTTATACCTAAAGAACACTATAAGATGTTTGATGAGATGTTTGATGAAGAGGTATTAAAGGACGTAATATCTAGCATCCAATTTGTGTGTAACAGGCTCGTTGAAAGAGGTTTGTGTAGAGATTACACAATCATTCAAAATAATGGAGAGTACGCCGAGCAGGAAATCAATCACGTGCATTTTCACATAATCCCTAGGTATCCTAATGATTTAGTAAAAATGGACCTTAATATTCAAGCCAGGAGAGCATCTAAAGAAGAATTACAGAATGTATTTAAGGCTTTAAAATAGTTCAAGTAAATTTGAAGGTATCTATCTTTAAATAGTTATTTCTAAACAAACGTTTGATCAAGCGAAAATTATCTGCTGTAATGCTGGTCTTGAAATTAAGTCGATAAATATCGACTATTTTCGAAAGGTATATGGAAATAGAAAATAGGGACGGTTTTGGCGGTTCGTTCAAGTTGCGAATGAGCCAGTAGAACCGTCCCTCTGTCTTTTATTTAAACTTCTCCGGAAACTGTTTCACCACACCATCAGAAATGAAATCAGACATTAAGATGATGTGTGTTATTCCTTCATCAACTGCCACGATTCTTGCATCCCATTCTTTATTTAAGCTTGCTGATAAGTCATCGGCAACTAACTCCAAATGCATGTAAAGCGATTCTTTTAACGCTTCATTTGATAACTTGGGGTTGGCATCACTAAGGAATTTCGCAATATCATCCGCATTTCTGTACCATTCTTTGTTAAGTTGATCTACCAAGTCTTTGTCTCCCATTTTAGCAGCATCGACGATTTTTCCAGCAATCAAAATATGCTCTTTAAGTAACTCGGTAAGCTTGTTTCCTGCGTCTTCACCGTACACCGGCTTAATAGCATTTCCAATATCCTCTTGATTTTTTAATAGTCTTGTTAGGACCTGCTCTTGATCCTCTGTTCCTGGAGTGGTGGCGCTTAAAATGTAATTACTTGTCCACAACACGTGATCGATCCAAAGTCTTCTGAAATCATTTTTGAAATCTACCTCAGACTGGCTAATATAATGTTCCTGTTTATTCGTGTTGGCACTAATGGTCCCAGGAAGCATATTCACCAGCAATGGTAAAATTAATATCACAAATAATAATTTTTTCATCCGTTCTACCCCTTCCAACAATTAAAAAGTACCTTCATATTATTGATTATTGGTCATTTTTCATGCGTGATAGGAAACTTTTAGGGATGCTACATCTAAAAAGACCTCCGAATGATGGTGTCCGGAGGTCTTTTGTGCTTTTTTTCGATTACAACAAATCCCTAAAACGTCGTGCTATT
Proteins encoded:
- the guaC gene encoding GMP reductase translates to MENVFDYEDIQLVPNKCVVNSRSECDTTVTLGGRQFKLPVVPANMQTIIDEKIALYLAENNYFYIMHRFEPEKRQAFIENMHGRGLYASISVGVKEEEYLFIEELASRALTPEFITIDIAHGHSNAVINMIQHIKKHLPESFVIAGNVGTPEAVRELENAGADATKVGIGPGKVCITKIKTGFGTGGWQLAALRLCAKAASKPIIADGGIRTHGDIAKSVRFGASMVMIGSLFAGHEESPGETIEIEGKLVKEYFGSASEFQKGEKKNVEGKKMFVEHKGSLQDTLTEMEQDLQSSISYAGGTTLDSIRHVDYVIVKNSIFNGDKVY
- a CDS encoding RNA polymerase sigma factor, with amino-acid sequence MSKENEIDHWFVQYHQTIYKYIFLMVKDAQEAEDLTQDTFVRAYQYYSSFKRDSSPKTWLFKIAHNTTIDYLRKRKPLRIFANVFLNKEQAASTEDILLLKENSRELLLALNKLKDTYKQVIILRKIKGFSVLETAHILGWSESKVKSTLMRAIQALSKEWMDEEENKGEKRAKQ
- a CDS encoding GNAT family N-acetyltransferase, whose amino-acid sequence is MEIREYDSADLIQFSGLISELGYPTSDEEMEIRMKRIESNSNYYTFVAVKNKNLLGMIGVTLHTTYTNNDVKVQITSLVTKTEYRGQGIAKALIKYVEEWSLSLGSNFIYLLSGISEERGKAHKLYKSLGYDITGYRFVKRF
- a CDS encoding HisA/HisF-related TIM barrel protein, with amino-acid sequence MNLDKLYSNTAIKNKAFKNRYIVAPMTRISAEQDGRANDTMTIYYERYAKGGFGSIISEGIYIDESYSQGYDDQPGLTREDHVQAWKSVVDTVHKHDAIMIAQLMHAGGQSQGNAYTSETIAPSAIPPKGEQLGFYGGSGPFQTPKAMTETDIEQVKDAFVQSALRAKEAGFDGVEIHGANGYLLDQFLTDYLNHRQDQYGGSKENRLRFILEIIEQIRNAVGSDFIVGIRISQIKVADPNHKWEGGETEAEYIFSQLGQSSLDYIHVTDGDAASPAFGENTRTLAQAAVEFGKLPVIANGGLGDPEKADKMLKDHQVDFVSLGTSALANPDLPNKAQKGMPLEAFDFEKILLPIAKVKELELEMDIVQ
- a CDS encoding bifunctional 2-polyprenyl-6-hydroxyphenol methylase/3-demethylubiquinol 3-O-methyltransferase UbiG, with product MVSYYGKLSAEVYDLDKHIGRSFGDVEYYYERLKGITGKVLEPAVGNGRILIPLLEKGIDVEGFDYSDDMLELCMKNCETRGVHPFVSKQDMSGFLLEQQYQAVIVPCGSFLLLHNREQSVSALQCFYDHLEKGGKLIFDTFLQDQFTPGYVSKRVMYNDKGDTITLESTLVEVDYIQQVKVTHHKYEKWRAGKLVDSELEIFPLRWYGVEEMVLLLEKVGFQDITISADYRFGEYPSDVSQVITYEAVK
- a CDS encoding HIT family protein; the protein is MNDCVFCSIAQKRGEAFIVHESTHTLALLDIYPATYGHLLVIPKEHYKMFDEMFDEEVLKDVISSIQFVCNRLVERGLCRDYTIIQNNGEYAEQEINHVHFHIIPRYPNDLVKMDLNIQARRASKEELQNVFKALK
- a CDS encoding glycosyltransferase; translated protein: MKKLLFVILILPLLVNMLPGTISANTNKQEHYISQSEVDFKNDFRRLWIDHVLWTSNYILSATTPGTEDQEQVLTRLLKNQEDIGNAIKPVYGEDAGNKLTELLKEHILIAGKIVDAAKMGDKDLVDQLNKEWYRNADDIAKFLSDANPKLSNEALKESLYMHLELVADDLSASLNKEWDARIVAVDEGITHIILMSDFISDGVVKQFPEKFK